The DNA region GCCTTCCCGTCGCGTACGTCGGCGACCGCGCAGTTGGGCTCGAGAGCCGAGCCGCTGCGGAAGTGGAAGGTGAACTCGCCGTCGACCGAGGTGGCGCCGACCTTGGGCACCGCGAGCGGGATCTGCCCGGCCCTGAGCTCGGCCCGGATGTCCTTGGCCGACATCGTGGTCACGGTGCCGGAGTTCCAGGTGACGTCCAGCGCGCGTACGGCGTCGATGCACTGACCGAAGGTCTTGGCCCGGACCGCGACGCCGGTGGGGATGATCGCGACGTGGGTGACGCCGGGCATCCTCTCGATCTCGGCCATGTTCCTGATCTCGTCCGGGGTGCCGTTGAGCTCGGGCGCCCGGCAGACCATCGTGGGCAGCGCGCCCGGGATGTCGAGGTCCATCGCGAACCTCTTCTTGCCGGTGACGGCCGCGCGCGCGTCGACGCGGCGGTGCGGCTTGCCGACGACGGTGTGCTCCGAGGTCTCCTTCAGCTCGACCTCGACCTTCTCGGTCGTCGGCTTCGCGGCCTTGGCGGCCGCCTCGCCGTACGTCACCGAGGACCCGTCCGGAGCACTGATCACGCCACCCTTGGAGACCAGTTGCGCCACCGTGCCCCCGAGCATGATCGCGGCCGCTTCGAGTAGCGCCTTGCGGGCGATCGCGGCGGCGACGCGGACCGGGGTGTACATCGAGATGATCGTGTTCGAGCCGCCGGTCAGCTGGTTGAAGAGCAGCTCGGGGCGGGCCGGCGCCAGGGTGACGTGCACGTGGTCGACCGGGAGGTCCAGTTCCTCGGCGATCAGCATCGACACGGCGGTCGTGATGCCCTGGCCGACCTCCATCCGCGGCAGCGCGAAGTGGGCGTGACCCTTCTCGTCGACCTCGATCGCGATCAGGTTCGACGTCGGCGCCGCACAGTGCGTCAGGAAGTCGTTGAGGTCGTAGAGCTCGGGTACCTGCGGCACCGATGGGATGGGTGCCGCCTGGGCGGCGGAGGGTGTCAGGCCGAGATCGGCGGCGGCGATCAGGGTCGCGCCGCCGACGACGTATCCGACGAATGATCGTCTGGAGACCCGAGCAGGGCCTTCCGAGTTGTGCGTCCCCATGTGAAATCACTCCTGGCGTGGGCAGGGTCCGAGTTTTGTGACCACCGACACATAGCACCATTCACCAGGCAGATCTCGGTTGGGAAGGGCGCGTCGGGAAATGTGTGAGGCCCCGACACCCGGGTTGGAGACAGATCACATGGGGCTCGAAGCGTGACCGTCGCCACACTCGCGCGTTGATCTTGTTGACGCCGCAACCGCCAGCGAAACACCGAGGGAGCGCGATGAGCACAGAGCCGATCAAACGCATCGTCGCGGGCATCAGGGAGGACCTCCCGCACACCGTGGAGCTCTTCCTGAAGCACAACTGGGACCAGGTGCCGGCCTATGCGGTCAGCCCCGACCCCGAGCTGCGCAAGGAGGTCGGCGACCACGCCGAGGCGGTCTTCCTGGCGGTGCTCACCACGCTGGAGGAGGGACGCGCGGCCGTACGCGAGGACTTCCAGTTCACCGTCGACCAGGCGACTCGCCGGGTTCGTCAGGGGGTCGCGCTGGCCGACTTCCTGCAGGCCTTCCGCATCGGCCAGGTGGCGCTGTGGGAGCGCATCGTCGAGATCGCCGCCGCCGACCCGGAGACCAGCCGTGCAGCGCTCCCGGTGGCCTCGCACGTGATGCAGGTGATCGAGGTCGGGAGCACGGTCGCCGCCGAGGCCTACCTCGCCGCCCATCAGGTCGAGCTCGCCGAGGGCGACCGGATCCGCCGCGACCTCGTCGAGGACCTGCTCGCTGGACGAGCGGTCCGGCCGGGTCCGATGCTCGAGGTGGCCCGCAGGTGCGGGCTGGAGCCGGACGACCGGGTCATCGTCCTGATCGCGGTGCCGGTGCGGCCGCTACGCCCCGGTCGGAGCCTGCGGGAGGCACTTCGGCACGTACGCACCGAGCTGGGCCCCGCCCGGGAGGGGGTCACCGTGATCCGTCAGGAGCAGCTCGTCGGGATCCTGCCCGTCGCCACCGGCGACGTCAGGACGATCGTGCCCGACCTGCGGCGCATCTACCGTCAGCTCGCGCGGGAGGGATTCGAGCTGGCGGTCGGCGCCAGCACGGTGCACGCCGGGCTGGCGGCCGTGCCCGCTGCGTACGCCGAGGCGGGCATCGCACGCGACGTCCTCGGTGCGGAGCCCGGCGTGATGGCCCTGCCGATGATCTCGACGATCGACTACCTGGTGCTGCGCGAGGATCCCACCGCCCGCCGCCTGGTGCGCCCGGCGCTGCGCCAGTTCGTCGAGGAGGACCTCTCGCGCGACCGCGTCATGATCGACACCATGCTGGCGTACGTCGCCTGCGACCTCAACGCCAAGCTGGCCGCCGAGCAGCTGCACGTCCACGTCAACACCGCCTACCACCGGCTCGAGCGGATCGCCGAGCGCACCGGCTGCGACCTGCGCCGCTTCGCCGACGTCGAGGAGCTGATCTTCGCGATCCGGCTGCTCACCGAGCCTCGCCGGACGGTGCGGGCCTAGACCGCGGCCGGCTTCCGACCGTAGAACCAGTAGACCGCCGCACCGAGCAGGTTGGTGCTGCCCCACAGCCGCCACAGGATGCGCGGTCCGCGGATCTCGTCGTCCGAGCGCTTCTGCAGGTCACGCAGGATCACCGGCGCCACTGCCGCCTGGGCCGCGAGCGCGCCCGTGGTCAGGATCGCCTTCTTCTGCTTCTTGGTCAGTGCCATGACGCCAGTCTTTGCCTTGGTTTGTGCTCAGTCAAGGGACGTAGGTCTACAGGAGTGTCGTCAGGTCGGCGGTGGAGGGGAGGAGGTGGGTGTGGGGCTCGGTGGCGAGCTGCTCGTGGGTGAAGGAGCCGGTCGCGACGCCGACGACGAAGCCCGCCCCGGCGTTGGTGCCGGCGCCGAGGTCGTTGGGGGTGTCGCCGGCGACCAGCACGCGGCGTACGTCGGTGACGCCGGTGGCCTCCATGCAGTGGAAGACGAGGTAGGGGGCGGGGCGGCTGGCGGCGACGACGTCGGAGGTGACGACGGCGTCGACGGTCGAGTCGGCGCCCGGGCCGACGGTCCAGCCGAGGCCGTCGAGGATGGCGGCGGCGATCTCGGCCGAGTAGCCGGTCTGCAGCGCCACCTTCACGCCGCGCGAGCGCAGCGCCTCGAACATCTCGGGCAC from Nocardioides luteus includes:
- a CDS encoding PucR family transcriptional regulator, giving the protein MSTEPIKRIVAGIREDLPHTVELFLKHNWDQVPAYAVSPDPELRKEVGDHAEAVFLAVLTTLEEGRAAVREDFQFTVDQATRRVRQGVALADFLQAFRIGQVALWERIVEIAAADPETSRAALPVASHVMQVIEVGSTVAAEAYLAAHQVELAEGDRIRRDLVEDLLAGRAVRPGPMLEVARRCGLEPDDRVIVLIAVPVRPLRPGRSLREALRHVRTELGPAREGVTVIRQEQLVGILPVATGDVRTIVPDLRRIYRQLAREGFELAVGASTVHAGLAAVPAAYAEAGIARDVLGAEPGVMALPMISTIDYLVLREDPTARRLVRPALRQFVEEDLSRDRVMIDTMLAYVACDLNAKLAAEQLHVHVNTAYHRLERIAERTGCDLRRFADVEELIFAIRLLTEPRRTVRA
- a CDS encoding phosphonatase-like hydrolase — its product is MTAFDPTDRLGLRFELAALDMAGTTVDEGGLVYDVLDSTVADAAGEPVPHDLLLQWKGTSKWEAIQGLLRGLGQDPSTAQVDKIFDGFRERLVTAYRETPPQPFPGVPEMFEALRSRGVKVALQTGYSAEIAAAILDGLGWTVGPGADSTVDAVVTSDVVAASRPAPYLVFHCMEATGVTDVRRVLVAGDTPNDLGAGTNAGAGFVVGVATGSFTHEQLATEPHTHLLPSTADLTTLL